In Actinomycetota bacterium, the sequence TCCCGAGCTGGAAGTTGTCGGTGCAGGTGATGCCCTACGACGAGGCGAAGACCTACCGCTACAACCCGTTCGATCTCACCAAGGTGTGGCCGCACTCGGACTACCCGCTGATCCCGGTGGGCACGATGACCTTGAACGAGAACCCGGAGAACTTCTTCGCGCAGATCGAGCAGGCCGCGTTCGCGCCGAGCAACGTCGTGCCCGGCATCGGCTTCTCGCCGGACAAGATGCTGCTCGGGAGGGTCTTCGCCTACGCCGACGCCCACCGTGCCCGCATCGGCACGAACTTCCACCAGCTCCCGGTGAACAAGCCGGTCAACGGTGCTCCCGATCCGTACATGTTCGACGGCAACATGGCCTTCGACCACAGCGGTGCGGCACCGGTCTATGCGCCGAACAGCTTCGGGCGGGGATTCGCCGACCTCGAAGGGCCGGTGGCCGAGGGTTGGGAGGCCGACGGCGAGATGGTGCGCCAGGCGTACGTGCTCCACGCCGAAGACGACGACTGGACCCAGGCCGGGATCCTCGTGCGTGAGGTGTTCGACGACGCTCAGCGTGACCGCTTCGTCGACACCGTCGCCGGGACGCTCGAGACCGTCCGCCCCGACGTCCGCGAGCGTGCGTTCAAGTACTGGCGCAACGTCGACGAGACGATCGGCAAGCGCATCGAGGACAAGGTGCGCGCCGCCGCCGATGCTCCGGCGCTGCCCGGCATGGACGAGGGCGTCACCGCGTCCGCGATCCTCGTCGAGGACTAGTCGCGCGTAAGTGGAGTGCCCGTGCGGCGGCGAGTGGATCGCTGCCGGCGGGCCCTCACCACATAGGCGACGAACGCCCCGGCCAGCACCAGCCAGGCCACCGCTGCTACGAGCGCGCCGGTGGCGAGGAGACCCCACGAGTCGCTCGGGCCCTCGTCGACGCTGCTCGTGACGAGCGACTGCGCGGACCCGTCGGTGGCCACCGTCCAGTGGAGCAGGCCGTCCTGCTCGACGGCGGTGGTCTTGCGCACTTCTCCGGGCAGAGAGACCGTCAAGGAGACCCCTACCGCCTCTTCGAGGGTGAGCCCCCGGTCGGCGAGCGCCTCGGCGTACGGAACACCGCCGACCAGCGACACCACCTCGGCGTCGACGAAGGCCTCGAGCCCGTTCGGCAGCGCGAGGCTGCCGTCGAGGCTGTACGTCACCCCTCGTCCCTCGACCAGCCGGCTGAGCACGGGATCGACGAACGGGCCGCCAGGCCCGGAGAGCTGGGCGAGCGCGACGTTCGCCTCTTCGGGCGAAGCGAAGTCGGTGGTCAGGATCACCTCCAAGCCTCCGTCGGCGCTCGGGCTCGGGCCGTCGACCTCCCAGCCGGCGGCGACCAGGTCTTCGGTGCGCAGGTCCTCTGCCAGAAGGGGTGCCGCGGCGACGACGTCGGCGTCGGCCGTGACGGTCACGGTGACCGTGCCGGCTCCCGCCTCGTCGACGACGACGTCGACGGCGACATCGACACGGCACGCGCCGAGAAAGGGGACGACGACCGCGACCAGCACTGCGGCCAAGGCCGCTCGCCGTGGGAGCGCGCGCGGAGAGCTGCGTGAAAGCCGGGCACCCATGCGGGCACGATCTTCCCAGATCGGGCACCGTTAGCCTGAGCCGGTGGAGCGAGGCTCGGGCCGCATCGAGATCCGCGGTGTCGACAAGCGCTTCGGCGCCGTCGACGTGCTGCACGAGGTCTCCCTAGACGTAGAGCCCTGCGAGACGGTCGCCCTGCTCGGCCCGAGTGGCTGCGGCAAGACGACGTTGTTGCGCTCCGTCGCCGGGTTGGAGCGCATCCACTCCGGATCGATCTCGATCGACGGCACGCTCGTCAGCGGGCCCGGCGTGCACGTGCGCCCCGAGGAACGCAACATCGGCATGGTGTTCCAGGACTGGGCGTTGTTCCCGCACATGACGGTGGCCGAGAACGTCGGCTACGGGCTGAGCCGTGACGAGCGCCGGTCGACCCGCGTGGCAGAGGCACTCGAGATGGTCGGCCTCGGCAGGCTCGGGCCGCGGATGCCGTCGACGCTCTCGGGCGGCCAGCAGCAACGCGTCGCGCTCGCGAGGGCGCTCGCCCCGCGCCCGCAGGCGATCCTGCTCGACGAGCCGTTCTCCAACCTCGACTCCGCGCTGCGGGTGCAGGTGCGCACCGAGGTCCACCGCCTGCTGAGCGAGCTCGGCGTCACGACCGTGTTCGTCACCCACGACCAGCAGGAGGCCTTCGTGCTCGGCGACCGCGTGGCGGTGATGCGCGCGGGGGTGATCGAGCAGCACGCGACACCGGCCGCGGTGTACACCGCGCCCGCGACGCGATGGGTGGCGGACTTCGTCGGCGAGGCGAACTTCGTGGCCGCGACTGCGCACGGCTTGGTCGCCTCCACCTGGTTCGGCGATCTCACGTTGCGCGAAGAGCACTTCGGCCCGGTCGAGGTTCTCGTGCGCCCGGAACAGGTCGCCGTGCACGCCACGGCCGACGGCAACGGCGGCGTCGGCAACGTCGAGCTCGTCGAGTACTACGGCCACGACCACGTCGCGATCGTCGTGCTCGACGACGACTCCCGCCTGGCCAGCCGGGCCCCAGGGCCTCCGCAGGTGCGCCGCGGTCAGCGCGTCGGGGTGAGCGCCGACGGCTCGGGCTCCGTCGCGTTCGCGTCCACCTGAGCGCGCCGCTCGTTCTCACGCAGCACCAGCACCGCCATCGGCAGCGAGGACAGCAGCACGAGGGCGAGCGCGGGGGACGCCGCGCGGGCCAAGAACCCCTCCGACGAGGCCGTCCACACGCGTGTCGCGAGCGTGTCGAACTCGGTCGGCGCGAGGAGCAGTGTGGCCGGCAGCTCTTTCATGCAGGTGAGGAACACGAGTGCCGCGCCGGCCACCACGCCGGGGCGGGTGAGGGGTACGACGACGCGCCAGAACGTGGTCGCCGGGCCAGAGCCGAGCAGGCGCGATGCCTCTTCCAGCGACGGTGTGACCTGCAGCAGCGACGCGCGCATCGGCCCGACAGCATGCGGCAGGAACAGGATCATGTACGCGAAGACGAGCATGCCGAGTGTCTGGTACGCGAAGGGGACGCGCTGAGCGCCGAAGAACACGAGAGCGAGCGCGACGACGATGCCGGGCAGCGCGTGCCCGGCCCACGACAGCCGTTCCACGACGCGTGCCAGGCGGCCCGGATGGCGCACAGCGAGCAGTGCCACGGGCCACGCGGCGAGCACGCTGACGACGGCACCGAGCGCTGAGGCGAGCAGGCTGTTGGTGACGAGCGACCAGCCGGGCAGCACTGCCTCGCCCGCCTGGGCCCCGCGCCAGAGCCAGTAGCCGATCACCGTCATCGGCACCACTAGAGCGGCGACGACCAGCAGCCCACATGCCGTCGACGCCACCCACCGCCAGCGGCCGAGGTGCACGATCGCGGGGGTGCGGGCGCCGCCGCCGTGCAAGCGATGGACGTGCTCGCGGCCCCGGAAGCGCTGCTCGGCGGTCAAGACGGCGATCGTCAAGGTGACGAGCACGAGCCCGAGCACTGCCGCCGAGCCGCGGTTCAGCGCCCCGCGGTACTGGGTGTAGATGGCGCGGGTGAACGTGTCGTAGCGCAGCATCGACACCGCCCCGAAGTCCGACAGCGTGTAGAGACCGACGAGCAGCGACCCGGCGACGATCGACGGGCGGAGCTGGGGCACGACGACGCGCAGGAACGTCGTGAACGAACCTCGCCCTAGGGTGCGGCTGGCCTCTTCGAGGCTCGGGTCCAGGTTGCGGTAGGCGGCGCGCACGGGCAGCAGCACGTACGGGTACGTGAACAGCGTCAGCACCGCGAACGCGCCCCAGAAGCCGTAGATCGAAGGCACCCGCTCCACACCGAGGGGCTCCAGCCAACCCTGGACCATCCCCCGCGGTCCGAGCGCGCCGATCATCGCGAAGCTCCCCACGTAGGTAGGGATGGCGAGCGGCAAGGCGGTGAGGATCACGAACGCGCGCCGGCCGGCGACGTCGGTGCGCGTCGTCAGCCATGCAAGGGGAAGCGAGATCGCGACGGCCGCGGCGGTGACGGCGACGGCGAGACGCAGCGTGTTCGCGAGGAGCTTCCACGTCCGCGCGGAGACGAGAACGGCGCGCGTCTCGTCCCAGCCGAACTCGAACGCTCGCCAGACGAGGTAGCCGAGCGGCAGCGCCGCCGCCGCACCGACGAGCAGGCCGAGCAAGCCGACCAGCGCGGTGTCGGCCTGAACCGTGGAGGACCGCGCCCGCGACGCGGTCGTTGCGGTCACCCGAATCTCACCGGTCTCACCGGCGTCACAGCGCGCCGAGGTCGGTGAGCAGCTCGATCGTGCCCTCGAGGTCGGCGAGCAGGTTCAGGTCGAACTCCGGCAGGGTCAGCGAGTCGAGGGTCGGCAGCTCCGCCGCCGTCGGCGTGCCTTCCACGACGGGGATCTCGAACGTCTCTTGCGCGAAGTACTCCTGGGCCTCCGGGGAGAGCAGGAAGTCGAGCAAAGCGCCCGCCGCGTCGGGCTGGTCGGTGGTGGCGAGCACCCCGGCGCCGGCGATGTTGACGAGCGCGCCGGGGTCGCCGTCGGCGAAGTACTTGTTCGCGGCGGGGTAGTCGGCGTCTTCGGCCAGGAAGCGGTAGAGGTAGTAGTGGTTGACCAGCCCGACCGAGATCTCGCCGGCGGCGACAGCTTCCACGATGGCGACGTTGTTCTCGTAGGGCACCGCGCCGTTGGCGATGATGCCCTCCAGCCACGACCGCGCGGCGTCCTCGCCCTCGAGCGCGCGCAGCGCGGTGACGAAGTCCTGGAACGACGCGTTCGTCGGGGCCCAGCCGATGCGTCCCTCCCACTCGGGGTCGACGAGGTCGAGGATCGAATCCGGCACGTCGTCCTCGGTGAGCTCGCCGGTGTTGTAGACGACGACCCGGGCACGCCCGGACAGCCCCACCCAGTCGCCCGCAGGTGAACGGAGAGCCTCGGGCACTTCGGCGAGGAGCTCGTCGTCGAGCTGCGCGAGATCACCATTGGCCGATAGCTCACCCAGGAATCCGGCGCCCTGGGAGTAGTAGACGTCGGCGGGCGAGTTCTCGCCCTCCTCCTGGATCAGCAGCAGCATCTCGGCCGAGTCGCCGTAACGCACCTCGGTCTCGATGCCGGTCACCTCGGTGAAGCGGTCGATGATCGGCTGGACGAGATCCTCGCCGCGGCCCGAGTAGATGGTCAGCTTGCCGGCGCCCTCGATCGGCCCGGTCGTCGGCCCGGTCGTCGGTCCGGTGTCGGTGGTAGAACCGTCGTCGGAACCGCACGCCGCCAGCAGGCCGGCGAGCGCGAGCAGGATGGGCGCCGCGAAGATCGGTCTCGGGGGCCGTCGCATCTGAGGTGAGGCTCCTGTCGGTCGGTGTTAGGGAATCCTAACAATGGAAGACCAGTGAGCCTGCTGTCAAATGCCGCGAGACGTCGGACCTACTCGGTCGGCGTCTCGGTCTCGGTGGCGTTGCCGGAGCCGGCACCGGCGAGGTCGACACCGGCGGGGGGCTTGAAGCCCTCCACCGAGCGGAACGCGAGCCGCTGCTCGCCGGGGCGGTCGGGGTCGTCCTCGACGTCGACGACCACGATCTCGCCGGCGCGGAACTGCTTGTACAGGATCCGCTCGCTGAGCGCGTCTTCGACCATGCGCTGGATCGCGCGCCGCAGCGGCCTGGCCCCGAGCTGGGGGTCGTAGCCCCGCTCGGCCAGCAGCAGCTTGGCCGCCTGGGTGAGCTCGATGCCGAGACCTTGGGCCTCGAGTTGGCCGACGAGGCGCTTGATCATGAGGTCGACCATCTCGACGACCTCTTCCCGGGCGAGCTCGTGGAAGACGATGACCTCGTCGATGCGGTTGATGAACTCGGGGCGGAAGTGGATCTTCAGCGCGTCCATCACCTTGTCACGCATGCGCGCGTAGCTCATCGCCTCGTCGACCTTCGTGAAGCCGACGTTCGCCTTGCGCAGGTCTTGGCTGCCGAGGTTGGAGGTCATGATCAGCACCGTGTTGCGGAAGTCTACGGTGCGTCCCTGGCTGTCGGTGAGGCGGCCCTCTTCCAGGATCTGGAGCAACGTGTTGAACACGTCGGGATGGGCCTTTTCGATCTCGTCGAACAGCACGACGCTGAACGGCTTGCGGCGCACCGCCTCGGTGAGCTGGCCGCCCTCTTCGTAGCCGACGTAGCCGGGGGGCGAGCCCACCAGGCGGCTGACGGTGTGCTTTTCCATGTACTCGCTCATGTCGAGCGTGATCAGCGCGTCGTCGTCGCCGAAGAGGAACTCGGCGAGCGTCTTCGCGAGCTCGGTCTTGCCGACGCCGGTCGGGCCGAGGAAGATGAACGACCCACTCGGGCGCTTGGGGTCCTTCAGCCCGGCCCGGGTGCGCCGGATGCTCTGGGAGACGGCCTTGATCGCGTCCTGCTGGCCGATGATCCGCTTGTGGAGCTCGGACTCCATGTTGAGCAGCTTTTGGGTCTCTTCCTCGGTGAGCTTGTAGACGGGGATGCCCGTCCAGATGGAGAGCACCTCGGCGATGGCCTCTTCGTCGACCTCGTCGAACAGGTCGACGCCCTTGGCCTTGACCTCTTGCTCCTTGCGGCCCTTTTCCTCGAGCAGCTGCTTCTCGGTGTCGCGCAGCTGGCCCGCCTGTTCGTACTGCTGCTCCTCGACGGCGCGCTTCTTGGCCTCTTGCACCTCGGTGAGGCGGCTCTCGATGTCTTTCAGGTCGGGCGGGGTCTGCATGCGCTTGATCCGCAGCCGGCTACCTGCCTCGTCGATGAGGTCGATCGCCTTGTCGGGCAGGTGGCGGTCGCTGATGTAGCGATCGGCGAGGTTCGCGGCGGCGACGAGGGCCTGGTCGGTGATCGTCACCCGGTGATGGGCCTCGTACTTCTCGCGGATGCCCTTCAGGATCTCGATCGTGTGGGCGAGCGTCGGCTCGTCGACCTTCACCGGCTGGAAGCGGCGCTCGAGCGCGGCGTCCTTTTCGAGGTGCTTGCGGTACTCGTCGAGCGTGGTCGCCCCGACGGTCTGCAGCTCGCCGCGGGCGAGCATCGGCTTCAAGATGCTCGCGGCGTCGATTGCGCCCTCGGCCGCACCGGCCCCGACGAGCGTGTGGATCTCGTCGATGAACAAGATGATGTCGCCGCGGGTCTTGATCTCTTTCAGCACCTTCTTCAGGCGCTCCTCGAAGTCGCCGCGGTAGCGCGACCCGGCGACGAGCGCGCCGAGGTCGAGCGTGTAGAGCTGCTTGTTGCGCAACGTGTCGGGCACGTCGTCGGCGACGATCTTCTGCGCGAGGCCCTCGACG encodes:
- a CDS encoding catalase, whose translation is MSNGAPSESDRNSLSISPNGPLLLHDVHLVETLAHFNRENVPERRPHAKGSGAFGTFEVTEDVSRYTKAALFQPGVNTRLLLRFSTVAGELGSPDTWRDVRGFSLKFYTSEGNYDLVGNNTPVFFLRDPMKFPHFIRSQKRLPDSGLRDGTMQWDFWSHTPESAHQVTYLMGDRGLPRTWRHMNGYGSHTYMWVNAAGERFWVKYHFHTNQGVQSVTSEEAERIAGADADFHRRDLFDAIARGDFPSWKLSVQVMPYDEAKTYRYNPFDLTKVWPHSDYPLIPVGTMTLNENPENFFAQIEQAAFAPSNVVPGIGFSPDKMLLGRVFAYADAHRARIGTNFHQLPVNKPVNGAPDPYMFDGNMAFDHSGAAPVYAPNSFGRGFADLEGPVAEGWEADGEMVRQAYVLHAEDDDWTQAGILVREVFDDAQRDRFVDTVAGTLETVRPDVRERAFKYWRNVDETIGKRIEDKVRAAADAPALPGMDEGVTASAILVED
- a CDS encoding ABC transporter ATP-binding protein, which translates into the protein MEIRGVDKRFGAVDVLHEVSLDVEPCETVALLGPSGCGKTTLLRSVAGLERIHSGSISIDGTLVSGPGVHVRPEERNIGMVFQDWALFPHMTVAENVGYGLSRDERRSTRVAEALEMVGLGRLGPRMPSTLSGGQQQRVALARALAPRPQAILLDEPFSNLDSALRVQVRTEVHRLLSELGVTTVFVTHDQQEAFVLGDRVAVMRAGVIEQHATPAAVYTAPATRWVADFVGEANFVAATAHGLVASTWFGDLTLREEHFGPVEVLVRPEQVAVHATADGNGGVGNVELVEYYGHDHVAIVVLDDDSRLASRAPGPPQVRRGQRVGVSADGSGSVAFAST
- a CDS encoding iron ABC transporter permease, with the protein product MRVTATTASRARSSTVQADTALVGLLGLLVGAAAALPLGYLVWRAFEFGWDETRAVLVSARTWKLLANTLRLAVAVTAAAVAISLPLAWLTTRTDVAGRRAFVILTALPLAIPTYVGSFAMIGALGPRGMVQGWLEPLGVERVPSIYGFWGAFAVLTLFTYPYVLLPVRAAYRNLDPSLEEASRTLGRGSFTTFLRVVVPQLRPSIVAGSLLVGLYTLSDFGAVSMLRYDTFTRAIYTQYRGALNRGSAAVLGLVLVTLTIAVLTAEQRFRGREHVHRLHGGGARTPAIVHLGRWRWVASTACGLLVVAALVVPMTVIGYWLWRGAQAGEAVLPGWSLVTNSLLASALGAVVSVLAAWPVALLAVRHPGRLARVVERLSWAGHALPGIVVALALVFFGAQRVPFAYQTLGMLVFAYMILFLPHAVGPMRASLLQVTPSLEEASRLLGSGPATTFWRVVVPLTRPGVVAGAALVFLTCMKELPATLLLAPTEFDTLATRVWTASSEGFLARAASPALALVLLSSLPMAVLVLRENERRAQVDANATEPEPSALTPTR
- a CDS encoding iron ABC transporter substrate-binding protein; the encoded protein is MRRPPRPIFAAPILLALAGLLAACGSDDGSTTDTGPTTGPTTGPIEGAGKLTIYSGRGEDLVQPIIDRFTEVTGIETEVRYGDSAEMLLLIQEEGENSPADVYYSQGAGFLGELSANGDLAQLDDELLAEVPEALRSPAGDWVGLSGRARVVVYNTGELTEDDVPDSILDLVDPEWEGRIGWAPTNASFQDFVTALRALEGEDAARSWLEGIIANGAVPYENNVAIVEAVAAGEISVGLVNHYYLYRFLAEDADYPAANKYFADGDPGALVNIAGAGVLATTDQPDAAGALLDFLLSPEAQEYFAQETFEIPVVEGTPTAAELPTLDSLTLPEFDLNLLADLEGTIELLTDLGAL
- a CDS encoding ATP-dependent Clp protease ATP-binding subunit, giving the protein MFERFTDRARRVVVLAQEEARLLNHSYIGTEHILLGLIHEGEGVAAKALESLGISLEAVRAQVEEIIGQGGSSPSGHIPFTPRAKKVLELSLREALQLGHNYIGTEHILLGLIREGEGVAAQVLVKLGADLSRVRQQVIQLLSGYQGPPAKGETQGAASGPGAGPERSGKGEEGDKGGSQILDQFGRNLTQLAREKKLDPVIGRTREMERVMQILSRRTKNNPVLIGEPGVGKTAIVEGLAQKIVADDVPDTLRNKQLYTLDLGALVAGSRYRGDFEERLKKVLKEIKTRGDIILFIDEIHTLVGAGAAEGAIDAASILKPMLARGELQTVGATTLDEYRKHLEKDAALERRFQPVKVDEPTLAHTIEILKGIREKYEAHHRVTITDQALVAAANLADRYISDRHLPDKAIDLIDEAGSRLRIKRMQTPPDLKDIESRLTEVQEAKKRAVEEQQYEQAGQLRDTEKQLLEEKGRKEQEVKAKGVDLFDEVDEEAIAEVLSIWTGIPVYKLTEEETQKLLNMESELHKRIIGQQDAIKAVSQSIRRTRAGLKDPKRPSGSFIFLGPTGVGKTELAKTLAEFLFGDDDALITLDMSEYMEKHTVSRLVGSPPGYVGYEEGGQLTEAVRRKPFSVVLFDEIEKAHPDVFNTLLQILEEGRLTDSQGRTVDFRNTVLIMTSNLGSQDLRKANVGFTKVDEAMSYARMRDKVMDALKIHFRPEFINRIDEVIVFHELAREEVVEMVDLMIKRLVGQLEAQGLGIELTQAAKLLLAERGYDPQLGARPLRRAIQRMVEDALSERILYKQFRAGEIVVVDVEDDPDRPGEQRLAFRSVEGFKPPAGVDLAGAGSGNATETETPTE